The sequence below is a genomic window from Paenibacillus silvisoli.
TCTCCAAATCCGGACCATTTCCAATGGCGAACATGAAACGACGATCAGCTTCCATCAAGAGAAGCTCGCGGACCCAAGTATCCGAGAAGAGATGAAGGCGCACTGGGAAGAGGTTTTGCAGCGTTTAATGGCGATGAATTAATGGCTTACCCTGGGGGCGCGCGATGACAGGCGCAGGTATAACTCTCGTTCCAAGGGGCCATACTAGTAGAGTCAATTGTTCTTCTAGAGGACGTTGACGTGAAGATATGGGCGGCAGTCATTTGCAAAAATGGCTGCCGCCTTTTGTTTTGTAAGGGCTGTTCGAACGACCGTTTGCCGCATGACGGGCTGGATCCGTGAAACCGGAACCGGAGCTTAGGCTCCGGTTTTTTTGTTGACAACGGAGTCGCATTTCATTATGTTCAACGAACGAAAACCGTTTGGCGGTCTGCGAAGTCTAATGGATATAGAGGCCAAATGGGGGGAGAGGGAACGCTTGGATAACGACTTGCTGGCGCTCGCGGCGAAACGCGGGGATGACGCGGCTTTCTATCGTCTCATTACGCAGCACAAAGAGAAAATGTATCGAATCGCGTACACGTACTTGCGCAATGAGGCCGATGCGCTCGAAGCGGTTCAGGAAGCGACCTGCCGGGCCTATATGCAGATACGGAAATTGAAGGAGCCCGCGTATTTCGGCAGCTGGGTGATTCGGATCTTGATGAATTATTGCGCGGACGAGGTCAAGAAAAGAAGCCGCAGGAGCAGTGAACCGCTTGCTTCGGTCCAAGAGCAGCAAGCGGCGAGCGGCGAATCCGCGCTGCTGGAGCGGGTCGTGCTGGAGTCGGCGGTCGAACAGCTGGACGGCAACTACCGGGCGGTCATCCAGCTGAAGTATTATCACGATCTGACGATAACCGAAATCGCAAGAACGCTCGAGAAACCGGAGGGCACGATCAAAACATGGCTGCACAAAGCGCTCGGCGGGCTGCGGCAGCGACTGGGGAAGGACGGTGAACGTCATGAATGATGCGCGTGAGCAATTCGAAGGGCAGCAGTGGCAGGAGTTAGAGGCGATGAAGGAGCAAGTGGATCGCATCGAGGTCCCGGCGGCGATTGACGAAGCGATTCGAAGCGGCATGCGGCTCGGCCGAGCGCGCAGAAGACGGCGGACGATTTCGAGACTGGCTTCCTATACGGCGATGCTCATGCTGCTGGCGATGGTCGCTTCGATTCGGTTCTCTCCGGTAGTCGCGGCTTATGTTGGCGATATTCCGGGTCTACGGGCGTTTGTTGAGCTGATCAACCATGATAAGGGACTCGAGCTTGCGCTTGAAAATGATTACATGCAGCGGGTCGGATTGTCCGATGAGCATGACGGCATCAAGCTGACCGTGGACGGCATCATTGCCGATGAGACGAGGGTCATCGTATTCTACACCTTGGAAAATATGGACGGAAAGAAGCGTGTCGTCAATCTTCAACGCGTCCAGCTAG
It includes:
- a CDS encoding sigma-70 family RNA polymerase sigma factor — its product is MDNDLLALAAKRGDDAAFYRLITQHKEKMYRIAYTYLRNEADALEAVQEATCRAYMQIRKLKEPAYFGSWVIRILMNYCADEVKKRSRRSSEPLASVQEQQAASGESALLERVVLESAVEQLDGNYRAVIQLKYYHDLTITEIARTLEKPEGTIKTWLHKALGGLRQRLGKDGERHE